The Mycolicibacterium insubricum DNA segment TGGTGCCGGCCAGTTGGTGGGTCTCCTCGGGCACCGGCGGCTGCGGATCGGCGGACGCCCGGTCGGTCGCCTGTGGGTCAGCAGACCCAGAACCAACCGAAGGAGTGTCGGTCACCACGGTTCCTTTCGCCGCCCCAGGTTCCGCGGCGGCCGTCGGTGCAGACGGCTGTTCGGGTCCGGGTGGATGGTTGCGGTCAGAATACGACAGTGTGTCGCGGGAGGACGCGGACTCGGCGCCGCTCAGCGAGGCGACGACGGGTTCGGGCGCGGTCGCTGCGGCCCCGCGCCCGAGGCGGCGGGCAAGTAGCGCGCGGGCCGCCTGTGCCTCGGGAACCCCGGCGAACACCAGGACCGCGATCACCACGGGGAGCATCACCACGCCCAGCACCATCAGCCTCAGCAACGAGCCCATGCCGCCGCCGTGTTCGGTCAGCGCGGACAGCCCGGTCACCCGATCCAGCGCGTAGCCGACAAGACCGGCCAGCACCGAGGCACCGACGGTGACCCACACGGTGCGCATCACCTGCCGGCCATAGAGCCGGCCGTGCGCCGGGCGCAGCGCGCGGCGTAGCAGCAGGTGCCCGAGAATCGCCCCGGCCACGAACCCCAGTCCGTTGGCCGCACCGAGGAACCCGGCGACCAGGTCCGGGTTGTCGGTGGCCAGCGGAGCCAGCAGCGACCCGACGATCTTGACGGCGGTGATGACGACGATGATCAGGATCGGGATCCAGGGCTGTTCGCGGGCGTAGAACACCCGCAACTGCAGCAGCACCATCGAATACGGGATCAGGGTGAACGCGGACAGTGTGATCGCCACCCCGAGGTAGTTCGCGTCGACGCCGCCGAACTTGCCGTAGGCGAACAGCGCCGAGCCGATCGCCGGTCCGGCGACCGTCATGAACGCGACGATCGGGATCAGGGTGATCATCTGCAGCCGGGTGGCCAGCGACAGGTCGGCCAGCACGCCGTCGGCGTTGTCGGAGGCGGCGTTGCGACTCAACCGCGGCATCACGACGGTCAGCACGGTGACGCCGATCATGCCGAACGGCAACATCAGGACCAGCCATGTGTAGTTGTAGATGGCTGGGCCGGAAGCGGCTGCGGTGCTGGCGATCTGGTTCCCGATGACCAGGCCGAACTGGCTGATCAGCACGTAGAGCACCATTGCGGCGGCCATCGCCCCGAATCTCTTCAGGCGGTCGTCGATGCCCCACAGCGGACGCAGGCTGATCCGTTGCCGGCGGATCGCCACCAGCAGCACCGCGGTCTGGGCGACCACACCGAGGGTGGTGCCGATGCCGAGGACCAGCAGCTTGGTGTTGCCCATCCGGACGGGGTCGACGGAAAGTTCGCCCGGGACCACCAGATACAGCACCAGGGTCAGGATCGCGACGAGATTGTTGACCACCGGCGCCCAGGCGGGCGGACCGAAGATGTTGCGGTTGTTCAGGATTGCCATGTACACCGAGGACAACCCGTAGAAGATCACCTGCGGCAGAAGCAGATACGCGAACGCGGTGGTGAGAGGCTCGTTCACCTGCGGGTCGCGGCCCAGCATCATCTCGACCAGCAGCGGTGCGGCGGCCACCGACGCGATGGTTGCCACCGCGAGCAGCGTTGTGGCGATGGTCACCAGGCGGCGGATGAAGGCGGCGCCGCCGTCGGGATCGTCGCGTTCGGCGCGGGCCAGCACCGGCACGAAGATCGCGGTGAAGGTGGCCTCCAAGACCAGGGCGGCAACCAGATTCGGCAACTGGTTGGCGACGGTGAAGGCACTGGAGAGGGCGGCGCCGAGGATCGCGGCCAGCAGCACGATCCGGATGAACCCGGTGATGCGGCTGATCAGGGTGGCGAAAGCCATGCCCCACGAGCGGGATACCACCGCGGCGTCGGACAGTTCGCGCCGCTGCGTGATCGGCCCGGAGTCGGGGGTTCGTGGTTGCGGCGTCATGCGTCGTCCTCGGGAGCGGCGGCGGTGTTCGGGCGCCGTCGCCGGCTGCGCCGGACCGGGCCGCGGGCTGGGTCGGTGTGCGGGGGCGGCGGTGGGTCGCCGTCGGGGTCGGGCCGGTCGCGGTCGGGCAGATGGGGTTCCGGCGGAACCAGATCCGCGCGGTCGGGTTGTCCGTGGAAGCGGTGCCAGAGCCGGCGGCCGGTCAGGATGGCCAGGGTGACACCGGCGATCAGCGTGATGAAGAACAGCACCTTGCCGTAGGCGTTGGAGTGCAAAGACAACCGGACCGGTTCGCCCAGCGGCAGCCCGCCGGGGGTCTGCAGGGAGACGTCCACCGCGAACCGCTGGGTGAAGTGCACCTCGATGGGCACCTGGATCGGCCGAAAACCGCCCGGGGGGACCTCGAGTTCACCCAGGTCGGTGACCTTCATCCCGGGTGGGCCCTCGACGAGCAGCCGCACGCGGACCGGCACCGCAAGATCGTTGCGCAGCACCAGCGGCAGCGGGCTGCGTTCGGTGGCCAGGGTGTAGGACTCGCCGGGATTGACGATGGTCACCCCGTGCTGCAGGTCGTCGATGGTGGCGCCGACCACCCCCAGCGACGCGCGGGCGGCGTCGTTGCGCTCGGCGTCGGGACGGGATTGACTCAATGCGCGAGGCCAGTCCTCCCGCAGCGGTGCGGTATAGGACAGGCCGGTGAGGCCGGACTGCGGATCGGTGCCCAGCGCCGACGTCAGATTCCACAACCGGGCGTCCTGGTCGGCGATGGTGGCGGTGACGTCGTCGTCGAACCGGCCGGCCGGGGTACCCGGTTCGACCTCGGCCTCCGGCTGCGGCGGCAGGCCGGCGGTCTCGGCGACCACGCTGGACAGCGGCCGGGGCACCGCGATGCCCGAGGACAGGGCGGCGGCCAGCGCCCGCAGCAGCGCGGGGGCGTCGTCGGGCCCCACCCCCCAGGTGGGTGGCGGCACCACGATCTCGGTGCGCGGCGTGACGGTGCGGTCCAGGCTGCGCCACAGCAGCGCGCCCATCGCGTCCAGGCGCCGACCCGTCGCGGACCCGGTTGCCGGCAGCGCCATGCTGGGGTCGAGATAGCTGGGGGTGACGGGAGTCCCGACCGCACCCAGCGTGGCGGCGACGGCGGGGTCGAATCGGGCCAGGGTCACCCGCGGGGCGACTCGGGCCGGGCGGACGTCGGCGGTGGCCGGGCCGCCGGTGGCGGCGTCCACCGCCCCCGCCTCGGCCGGGGCGATCGCGACCGTCGCCGGCCCGCTTCCGAGCAGCGCGACGGCATCGGGGTTCAGTGGGGCGTCGCCGAAGATGGTTGCCTCACGCAGCGAGCTGACACCGAGCAGCCGGTCGACGAGATCGGCCGATCCGGTGGTGACCTGGGTCGCCAACCGCTGTTCGCCTACCCGCTGGACGGCCGCCAGATCGGCCTGGCCGAACGGCAGGGCGACCACGCACAGGTGCGACGCCAGGGCGCGCAACCGTTCCAGCCAGCCGGCCGCCGCGGCCTGCCCGGTGCCCGGTCGGCTCGCGCCTCGGCCGTCGGGGGAATCGGTGACGACGTAGTCCCCGGTCATGGCGTTCACCGTGATGAGCAGGTCCGGGTCGATCGCCAGGCACAGCGAACGGCCCAGCTGGCCGTCGGGGTCCGCGGGTGGCGCGGTGGCGGCCTCGGCCGCGGACACCAGGACGTCCAGCCGCCCGCCGGGGGCCAGCTCGGTGGCCAGGTCGTCGTCGATGAGCCGGGGGGTGGTGCCACCGGGGATACCCGGGGCCAGCCGCGGCCGGTCGGCCAGCGGCCACAGCATGGTCAGAGGCACCGGTGCGGAGGTGTCCGGTGGGATCGGCGGCACGGGTGCGGCGGCTTCGCCGTCGAGTACTGCCGGGGCGGGCGACGGCACGCCGATCACCGGGAGTAGAAAGCGGGCGTCGGCCAGCCGCGCGGGGGCGCCGTAGTCGGGGGTGCCGTTGACATTGACCAGCAGCGGATACACGCCCGGGTTCTCCACGTCGAGCGACGGGGGAGCGGCGCGCAGCGGGTAGCGGAACGTCACCGCGGTGCGCTGACCCGGCTGCATCTCGGCGGCGACGTCGACGAACGGCCCGACCGCCGAGTACGCGGAGGTCGCCGCGTCGCCGAAGGTGGTGCGCAGTTCCGCGGACGCACTGATCGGGGCCGCGCGCTCCAGGCGTGCGACCACGTCGCGCACCGGCCGGTCACCGACGTTGGTGATGGTGGCGTCCACCACGACGTCGGCGTCACCGGTGACCGTCACGATGTCGGGGGTGACCCGGTCCAGCTCGATGATGAGAAAGGAGGTCTCGTCATTGTGCGCTTCGGCGGGGCCGACGACCACCGCCGGCAACAGCACCAGCGCGAGGGTGAGCAGGATCCGCAGCACGCGGGTTCGGCGGGCGGGGTTCACTGCGGAGGTCCGTAACCGTTGGTCCGGCCCCGGGTGGAGTCGTCGGGCCGGTGGTTACGGCTGCGGGAATGCGTTTGCGGCCGGCGCCGCGGGGTGCTGCGCGGCAGCGGAGGCAGGGCCGCCGGGCCGTCGGATTGCAGCAGGGTGATCAGTTCGTCGGCCACCTTGGCCAGCCGGCGTTCGTCGGCGTAGGCGAGCCGGGACCCGAGTTCGGTCAACGGCACCCAGGCCACCTGCGCGACCTCTCGGTCGCTGTCGGACAACTCACCGCCGGCGAACTGCATCAGGTAGTGGTGCACGGTCTTGTGCACCCGGCGGTCCTCGGCGACGAACCAGTAGTCGATGCTGCCCAGGGAGGCCAGCACCTTGCCCTCGATGCCGGTTTCCTCGGCGACCTCGCGAATGGCCGTCTGCTCGGCGGTCTCACCCTGCTCGATATGTCCCTTGGGCAAGGACCACAGCATCCGGCCGCGG contains these protein-coding regions:
- a CDS encoding NUDIX hydrolase, translated to MSDGEQAKPRRRRGRRRGRRPAGSPAPAAEQTSAAPAPSAEPATPNAPVTPGAGPAGRRRPRSRRRSPDRMRTVHETSAGGLVIDGLDGPPEGQLAALIGRVDRRGRMLWSLPKGHIEQGETAEQTAIREVAEETGIEGKVLASLGSIDYWFVAEDRRVHKTVHHYLMQFAGGELSDSDREVAQVAWVPLTELGSRLAYADERRLAKVADELITLLQSDGPAALPPLPRSTPRRRPQTHSRSRNHRPDDSTRGRTNGYGPPQ
- a CDS encoding DUF6049 family protein, whose translation is MNPARRTRVLRILLTLALVLLPAVVVGPAEAHNDETSFLIIELDRVTPDIVTVTGDADVVVDATITNVGDRPVRDVVARLERAAPISASAELRTTFGDAATSAYSAVGPFVDVAAEMQPGQRTAVTFRYPLRAAPPSLDVENPGVYPLLVNVNGTPDYGAPARLADARFLLPVIGVPSPAPAVLDGEAAAPVPPIPPDTSAPVPLTMLWPLADRPRLAPGIPGGTTPRLIDDDLATELAPGGRLDVLVSAAEAATAPPADPDGQLGRSLCLAIDPDLLITVNAMTGDYVVTDSPDGRGASRPGTGQAAAAGWLERLRALASHLCVVALPFGQADLAAVQRVGEQRLATQVTTGSADLVDRLLGVSSLREATIFGDAPLNPDAVALLGSGPATVAIAPAEAGAVDAATGGPATADVRPARVAPRVTLARFDPAVAATLGAVGTPVTPSYLDPSMALPATGSATGRRLDAMGALLWRSLDRTVTPRTEIVVPPPTWGVGPDDAPALLRALAAALSSGIAVPRPLSSVVAETAGLPPQPEAEVEPGTPAGRFDDDVTATIADQDARLWNLTSALGTDPQSGLTGLSYTAPLREDWPRALSQSRPDAERNDAARASLGVVGATIDDLQHGVTIVNPGESYTLATERSPLPLVLRNDLAVPVRVRLLVEGPPGMKVTDLGELEVPPGGFRPIQVPIEVHFTQRFAVDVSLQTPGGLPLGEPVRLSLHSNAYGKVLFFITLIAGVTLAILTGRRLWHRFHGQPDRADLVPPEPHLPDRDRPDPDGDPPPPPHTDPARGPVRRSRRRRPNTAAAPEDDA
- the murJ gene encoding murein biosynthesis integral membrane protein MurJ: MTPQPRTPDSGPITQRRELSDAAVVSRSWGMAFATLISRITGFIRIVLLAAILGAALSSAFTVANQLPNLVAALVLEATFTAIFVPVLARAERDDPDGGAAFIRRLVTIATTLLAVATIASVAAAPLLVEMMLGRDPQVNEPLTTAFAYLLLPQVIFYGLSSVYMAILNNRNIFGPPAWAPVVNNLVAILTLVLYLVVPGELSVDPVRMGNTKLLVLGIGTTLGVVAQTAVLLVAIRRQRISLRPLWGIDDRLKRFGAMAAAMVLYVLISQFGLVIGNQIASTAAASGPAIYNYTWLVLMLPFGMIGVTVLTVVMPRLSRNAASDNADGVLADLSLATRLQMITLIPIVAFMTVAGPAIGSALFAYGKFGGVDANYLGVAITLSAFTLIPYSMVLLQLRVFYAREQPWIPILIIVVITAVKIVGSLLAPLATDNPDLVAGFLGAANGLGFVAGAILGHLLLRRALRPAHGRLYGRQVMRTVWVTVGASVLAGLVGYALDRVTGLSALTEHGGGMGSLLRLMVLGVVMLPVVIAVLVFAGVPEAQAARALLARRLGRGAAATAPEPVVASLSGAESASSRDTLSYSDRNHPPGPEQPSAPTAAAEPGAAKGTVVTDTPSVGSGSADPQATDRASADPQPPVPEETHQLAGTTVGNGRYRLLTFHGGPAPLQFWQAVDTALERPVALTLIDPEHTLAAGELQDILARTQRLGRITGSGIARILDVTETDEGGLVVSEWIRGGSLAEVAATAPSPFGGARAIQALAAAADSAHKAGVALSIDHPARLRVSIEGDVALAFPATLPGATPEDDIRGTGAALYALLIDRWPLPETGAPSGLLPADTDAAGEPIEPRLVNRSIPFQISAAAVRAAQQSGGIRTAPTMLNLLQQATAIADRTQVLNSVAPAADEPPRPSAPAAAPEAGPAVPEEVRQRRRQIVLIGGAIGVTVLLVALLSLFFWLRSILGDVYGGTGNDALFTNAPSLSQSAKPNAPTGAVVKPVRATVFSPEGEADMPGDADKAIDGNPNSAWSTDTYTDSTPFPNFKNGVGLLLQLPSPTRVGTVTVTVPSTGTAVQVRSAPNSHPGTLDDTTALTQPVTLKPGKNVIQVDASAPTSDLLLWISTMGTTAGKNRTEVSEIVVNAAG